From the Bombus huntii isolate Logan2020A chromosome 4, iyBomHunt1.1, whole genome shotgun sequence genome, the window ATGGACAAAATGTATCATGACAGTTTCCTATTGATCTCGGCAGCCATGTTAATGCCAAATAAACTTGTCAATTTGACAGATTCGTCGATTGTTTATCTGAAGCatgataaatagaaatattgtttatattctttgaatcccatattaaaataaatgaatcgattataaatatcattattacaatatttttaggTTTATTtgatatacgtaataatgaaaattataaagataCTTCTATTACTATCGTTATTATGTTTAtcaagaaacaaaaatttatgatAATAACTAATATTTCCGCAACAAAgtggaaaataaaagagcataaaaaatatgataaagtactttataaatcaatatttagtaaaataagTTATATATGTTAAGAAGAACATGGCAtacatgtataaatataaattgaataGCATAATCAACACGTAATCAGCTGAGAGCATATCTGTATAAATTTGTCTGCAGACTACAGAAAAACACATTTTTTAAGCttgaattatatatgtaacttATAGTGTTGTAAATGTTACTAACAACAAATAAAGGTTATTATAAgctttaaaaatgaaaagttactaatttttatttcttacttaatataaaataataaaaaatatatgattaaTCTCTATAGttattaaagaatattataatattaaagaatGGCAGCTTTAATGAAGAAAAGGGTGTTGGCAGAATTTAACCAGAGTCAGGTAAATTAAATGATTTGTTtcaaacaaatttatattcgatattttatttaattaaacttgTTTATAGGTTATAAATGAGCCACCAAAGAGATTAAAAACATTACACCTTACATCTAGTTCAGGTAGTAAAAATGGGATAGAAGGAAGTTCAGCATTAGCTTACATTGAGTGCCTTGAGAAATGTAAATGTGGTAATGATGCATTACAGCTTCTTGTTCGTATATCTGATACGATTGCATATATTTCTCCAGAAGATGTTCCTTCTGTAGTAAAGAGGTTGTCAGAAAGATTTGCTATAGAAACAGAAGCAGCAGTTCGTGCCAAAATTCTTTGGATATTTGCAGAATTAGGAGATGTAACAAATGATTCTGTAGAAAAGACAAAAATTGTTAATGAAACTGCCGAACTTTTAAAAAACGAAGAATCACATAGGGTAAAAAGCCAAGGATTGGCAACATTATTGAAGTTGGGAGATTATCATAGGtatcatatacatatttgaaatttttttttttaacattaaagaagaaaaataattcattaaattttaGGATTCTTGTATTGAAAATTGCCCGTGAGCATTTGCCTGATACCTGGCATGGTGTACAGACACGTTGTCTTTCTATTATTGGTAGATATTTGACTGCAAATACTACAGATGATACTTTATCACTTGTTAGCAACTATGCACATTCTCAAGATCCAAGGGTACGTGCACAAGCATTTGAGACGATGGCTGAACTTCATTCTTATAGAGGTTGCAGATTACCTGCAAGCTTTTTTGGAGAAGCTTGTACTGCACTCAGAGATGATTATGAAATAGTTCGTAGAACTGTTCTTAAATTAATATGGCTTTTAGGCAGAGAATACCCCGAAAAGTAAGCAACATTTAATATCTATTTCAATCTGTTATCAATATTTATTGTCAGCTATATTATCTGTTTATATCATCTGTTTTATAGTATTATTATGGGAACAGATGGAGAAGATATACGTATGGTGGATTGTGCATTTTCCCAAATTTGTAGCCTTATGGGTGACTTATCACCAAGAGTTAGAGCTTTAGCAATGTCTCTTCTAGGAACAATGAAAGGTGTCTCACAAAGATACATAGAACAAGCATTggataaaaaacaaaaagttgTAGAAGCAGATAGACCAGAAGTAGAAGAAAAGAGCGGATCATGTGGTGCATTTATTCATGGTTTGGAAGACGAATTTCTGGAGGTAATATTAtttacttgtttattatttaatttatattctgagcaattaaaataaatacattcaGGTGAGAACGGCAGCGGTTGAAGCCCTTTGTACCTTATCTTTAGAGCAACCAAATATAGCCAAAATTTCATTGGATTTTATGGTTGATATGTTTAATGATGAAATTCAAGATGTTCGATTAAGAGCTATTGAATCATTAAGAAAAATGTCTGCGAGTGTAACGCTTCGTGAAGATCAATTAGAAACAATTTTAGGAGCATTAGAAGACTTCTCGGGCGAAGTACGAGAAGGTTTACATGCTACTTTGGCTGCTAGTCGGCTTGCTACAAGAAATTGCCTCCATATGTGTGTAAACCGTCTACTCGATAACTTAAGTCGTTATCCACAAGACAAAGAAAGTATTAGAAATTGTTTGGCAGCATTAGGGGCCACGCATCCATATTTAACATTACCCTTAGTACCACAACTTCTTGGACGTCATCCGTTTTTCGATACACCGGAGCCAGATGTCGACGAACCTTCTTGTATCCTTCTAACGATTCcctttacaaaatataaattatactagcaatcttatttttattatccttaact encodes:
- the LOC126865266 gene encoding integrator complex subunit 4, with the translated sequence MAALMKKRVLAEFNQSQVINEPPKRLKTLHLTSSSGSKNGIEGSSALAYIECLEKCKCGNDALQLLVRISDTIAYISPEDVPSVVKRLSERFAIETEAAVRAKILWIFAELGDVTNDSVEKTKIVNETAELLKNEESHRVKSQGLATLLKLGDYHRILVLKIAREHLPDTWHGVQTRCLSIIGRYLTANTTDDTLSLVSNYAHSQDPRVRAQAFETMAELHSYRGCRLPASFFGEACTALRDDYEIVRRTVLKLIWLLGREYPENIIMGTDGEDIRMVDCAFSQICSLMGDLSPRVRALAMSLLGTMKGVSQRYIEQALDKKQKVVEADRPEVEEKSGSCGAFIHGLEDEFLEVRTAAVEALCTLSLEQPNIAKISLDFMVDMFNDEIQDVRLRAIESLRKMSASVTLREDQLETILGALEDFSGEVREGLHATLAASRLATRNCLHMCVNRLLDNLSRYPQDKESIRNCLAALGATHPYLTLPLVPQLLGRHPFFDTPEPDVDEPSYASVLVLIFNAALHCPSMHALFTEHASKHYHYLRDTMPHLVPRLRPTITSGSNFGKEDKIDEEARRGKEFLEKVVTGVENARPGGRVHTQLLEAAAVDLDRLAKMDYRMEGAARFTALYIRSLLLLKSVLKEFSILSTNSVSTSPLPNTTTNVSVLLQNTQKLQRLFSGLDENEIILANDVWLKALAVELIRVTRSMTGRSALPLARHFLSEADILSQDPTKLPSFSRALVLQIPTLADVKPGSLTRMLLPLLLTPASQGEERLPRPSVFTRFCRAIIEEPRGDADAALKFTGGLLLGIPLTAKILNLRDPRMLRIKLRHPDQQVQLLLPRQSDLRLQNVEQNDYRLKTIVLLSHQVWMEACNVEISLALLVPSSAVCMHSPLDDPCVIDLCKPTKVSIAPKPIKRGI